DNA from Chloroflexota bacterium:
ACTGTGGAGCAATGAAGAGATGAAGCTGGATACAGAAACCGTTGGACTTAAGGGTTCCGCAACGCAAGTGAGTAAAATCTTCTCTCCCGAAAGAGCCATAGGTGAGATTTTAGGCGATGGTCTCAATGACCCTGAAGAAGCAGCTCATTTGCTAATCCGTAAGTTAGTGGAGAAGGATATAATTAATCTTTAGCTTTTAATTGAATTTGTTAGAGGTCAGTATATGGCAGAGGAGAAAAAGATAAAGAGACCCAGAGGCGTAGCCCAACTCATTCCGGGCAAGTGTATTGCCTGTGGCGCTCTTTGCCAGAGTTCTTGTCCCAGAGACGCCATTGAAATGAATGAGAAAGGCGAGCCAGTAATCTTGGTCGACAGATGCAGTGGCTGCCGCAAATGTCTGGAGGCTTGCCCGGCGGATGCGCTGAAGATTTATTACAGTCCGGAGGAGAAGAAGATTCTCGCCGAAATGGAGGTACGAGCAAAGTCAGCCGCTGCCCTGGAAGCTGAAGCAGCCCGCGAAAAAGATATAATACAGGCCAGGCTCAAAGAATACCAAGGTATCTGGGTCTTTGTTGAGCAGAGGTTCGGGGAGCCGGCCAGTGTTTCCTGGGAATTACTTGGTGTAGGTGCCGACCTGGCGAACACTCTGGGTGTTGAACTGTGCTCTGTGGTCATCGGCCATAAAGTGGAGAAACTCTGCCAGGAATCATTTGCCTATGGTGCAATTAAATCATACCTGATTGACGATCCCGTATTTCACCATTATCGTACCGAATCTTATTACCGGGCTATCTGCTATCTGGTGGAGAAATATAAACCGGAAATATTGCTCATGGGTGCCACCGGTTTGGGGAGGGATCTGGCCGGGGCTGTGGCGACAAAGCTCCAGACCGGATTGACCGCCGATTGTACTGGCCTGGAGATTGGCGACAACCGCTCGTTGCTGCAGATACGCCCGGCATTTGGCGGCAATATTATGGCGACCATTTTAACCGAACGCGCTCGTCCGCAGATGTCCACCGTTCGGCCACATGTATTCGCCTTACCCAGGAAAAATGGTACTAAGAACGGAAAGATTATCCGAGAATACATACCTGTACAAGAGGAGAATATCGCCGTCAAAGTGCTGGAGGTTATCAACACGAGTAAAGATATGGTGGATATCACTTCCGCAGAAGTTATCGTCTCTGGGGGAAGGGGCTTGTGCGCCAAGGAGAATTTTGCCATTTTACAGAAT
Protein-coding regions in this window:
- a CDS encoding electron transfer flavoprotein subunit alpha is translated as MAEEKKIKRPRGVAQLIPGKCIACGALCQSSCPRDAIEMNEKGEPVILVDRCSGCRKCLEACPADALKIYYSPEEKKILAEMEVRAKSAAALEAEAAREKDIIQARLKEYQGIWVFVEQRFGEPASVSWELLGVGADLANTLGVELCSVVIGHKVEKLCQESFAYGAIKSYLIDDPVFHHYRTESYYRAICYLVEKYKPEILLMGATGLGRDLAGAVATKLQTGLTADCTGLEIGDNRSLLQIRPAFGGNIMATILTERARPQMSTVRPHVFALPRKNGTKNGKIIREYIPVQEENIAVKVLEVINTSKDMVDITSAEVIVSGGRGLCAKENFAILQNLASELGGVVGCSRGAVEAGWMPAERQVGQTGKTVRPKLYIACGISGAIQHLVGMQQSDLIIAINHDRHAPIFEVANYGIVGDVLQVVPAFTERIRELRTKEEVRA